Below is a window of Fimbriimonadia bacterium DNA.
CTGCCGGCCATTTCTACGCGGGTCGGGAGCGTAGACGATATCGTCGAGGAAGGTGTTACGGGGTTCCTGGTCGATCCCGACGACGAGGAGGCTTTCGCCGAGCGCATAAAGAGGCTATTGCTCGACCCGGAGTTGCGCAAGCGGTTCGGCGCCGCCGCGCGAGAGCACGCGCTCGCCAGGTTCGACGTCCACGAAATGGTCCACAAGTATGAGCAACTCTTCGAGGAGATTGTGAAACCGAGTTGATAGTCACCAAAACCCCGCTTCGAATCTCACTCACCGGTGGCGGAACCGACTTCGCAGGTTTCTACCGCCAGCACCCAGGCCGCGTGGTCTCGTGCACCATAGACAAGTATATCTACGTGATCATCAAGGAGCGCTTCGACAAGAAGATCCGTCTCGGCTACACGCGCACCGAGATGGTGGATAGTGTGGACGAGCTTCAGCACGAGCTGGTGCGCGAGTCCATGCGACTCGTCGGAGTCAGCCAAAGTGTGGAAATCGCCACAATGGCCGACATCCCGAGCGAGGGCTCCGGCCTCGGCTCGAGTAGTGCTGTAACCGTGGGAGTGCTGCACGCGCTCCACGCCCTGAAAGGGGAGCTGGTGACCGCAGAGCAGCTTGCCGACGAAGCATGCCGAGTGGAGATAGACATACTGGGCAAGCCCATCGGCAAGCAGGATCAATACATCGCCGCATACGGGGGCGTGCGCGAGTTCGTATTCAATCAGGATGACACGGTCAGCGTGT
It encodes the following:
- a CDS encoding GHMP kinase, with the translated sequence MIVTKTPLRISLTGGGTDFAGFYRQHPGRVVSCTIDKYIYVIIKERFDKKIRLGYTRTEMVDSVDELQHELVRESMRLVGVSQSVEIATMADIPSEGSGLGSSSAVTVGVLHALHALKGELVTAEQLADEACRVEIDILGKPIGKQDQYIAAYGGVREFVFNQDDTVSVSRLFLEGDRWQRLGEYIMLFFTGITRQSSTILSKQKQNIEKKMDALKQMAEQARKTRELLESGAPLARVGRILHEGWELKKSLADGIADENIDAAYERALDAGAVGGKIAGAGGG